In Thioalkalivibrio paradoxus ARh 1, the following are encoded in one genomic region:
- the hda gene encoding DnaA regulatory inactivator Hda produces MTHQQLPLDLRLRDSSRFETFHAGSNGLAVAAVQAVARPLAEAGRAERQVYLHGGAGSGKTHLLQAACHEAFSRGQRCGYLPLAEFEARDPAAVLEALDQLDLLVLDDLQAVAGHPGWERALFGLINRVRDRAGRLVLAARAGPDGIGCRLPDLVSRLAWGPVFRLEQPDEAGIRTILQQRAAQRGLTLGTAVADYLLRHESRDLDRLLRLLDRLDLAALAEQRRLTVPFVRAQLRRLSIADGD; encoded by the coding sequence AGCTCGCGGTTCGAAACGTTTCATGCCGGAAGCAACGGTCTTGCCGTCGCCGCGGTGCAGGCCGTCGCGCGGCCCCTCGCGGAGGCCGGTCGCGCGGAGCGCCAGGTCTACCTTCACGGAGGTGCCGGGTCCGGCAAGACGCACCTGCTTCAGGCGGCCTGTCACGAGGCCTTTTCCCGTGGCCAGCGCTGCGGGTACCTGCCGCTTGCGGAATTCGAGGCCCGGGACCCGGCGGCCGTACTCGAGGCGCTGGATCAGCTGGACCTGCTGGTGCTCGACGATCTGCAGGCGGTGGCCGGGCACCCGGGATGGGAGCGGGCGCTGTTCGGACTGATCAACCGGGTCCGGGATCGTGCCGGCCGTCTCGTGCTGGCGGCACGGGCCGGGCCGGACGGGATCGGCTGCCGGCTTCCGGATCTGGTGTCACGTCTTGCCTGGGGGCCGGTGTTCCGGTTGGAACAGCCCGACGAGGCCGGGATCCGGACCATCCTGCAACAGCGGGCTGCGCAGCGGGGGCTCACGCTGGGTACCGCGGTGGCGGACTACCTGCTGCGCCACGAGTCTCGCGATCTGGACCGGCTGCTCCGGCTGCTGGACCGGCTGGACCTGGCCGCGCTGGCCGAGCAACGGCGGCTGACGGTCCCGTTCGTGCGCGCCCAGCTGCGACGGCTATCGATCGCCGACGGCGACTGA
- a CDS encoding DUF2069 domain-containing protein, with product MKTAGRWLTLAGFFGLFFLILLWTTLIAPPEHLPRALVLALLLLPLLAPLRGLLHGRPYTHAWTTLLSLFYVALGITLAATPDGRVYGLSMLAFALMLFAGCLLVVRGQRPLARANRQGTGPGTG from the coding sequence GTGAAAACGGCCGGCCGCTGGCTCACCCTGGCCGGATTCTTCGGCCTGTTCTTCCTGATCCTGCTGTGGACGACGCTGATCGCGCCGCCGGAACACCTGCCGCGAGCGCTGGTGCTGGCGCTCCTGCTGCTGCCGCTGCTGGCCCCGCTTCGCGGGCTGCTGCACGGCCGGCCGTACACCCACGCCTGGACCACGCTGCTGTCGCTGTTCTACGTAGCGCTGGGCATCACGCTGGCCGCAACGCCGGACGGGCGGGTCTACGGCCTGTCGATGCTGGCGTTCGCGCTGATGCTGTTCGCCGGCTGCCTGCTGGTTGTGCGCGGGCAACGCCCGCTTGCGCGTGCGAACCGCCAGGGAACCGGACCCGGCACCGGGTAA
- the wrbA gene encoding NAD(P)H:quinone oxidoreductase: MAEILVLYYSRHGATARLARAVATGVEKSGATARVRTVPPVTTNAGETLPAVPTQGPPYASPRDLEETDGLVLGSPTRFGNMAAALKHFLDGTSGLWTSGALVDRPFGLFTSTSTMHGGQETTLLTMALPLIHQGMVWVGVPYTVPELGTTTGGGGPYGASHVSGTDGGRGITRDERRIAEALGERVARLASRLAADRPQ; this comes from the coding sequence ATGGCCGAAATCCTGGTGCTGTATTACAGCCGGCACGGCGCCACCGCCAGGCTGGCGCGTGCGGTCGCCACCGGCGTGGAAAAATCGGGCGCCACCGCACGGGTTCGGACCGTGCCTCCGGTGACCACGAACGCCGGCGAAACGCTGCCCGCGGTGCCGACACAGGGGCCGCCCTACGCGTCGCCACGGGATCTCGAGGAAACCGACGGTCTGGTACTCGGCTCCCCGACCCGCTTCGGCAACATGGCCGCTGCACTGAAACACTTCCTGGACGGCACCAGCGGGCTCTGGACGAGCGGCGCACTGGTCGACCGTCCGTTCGGGCTGTTCACCAGCACCTCGACGATGCACGGCGGACAGGAGACCACACTGCTGACGATGGCGCTGCCGCTGATCCACCAGGGAATGGTCTGGGTGGGCGTGCCGTACACCGTACCCGAACTCGGCACCACGACCGGAGGCGGTGGCCCGTACGGCGCGTCGCATGTCTCCGGCACCGACGGCGGGCGCGGGATCACGCGCGACGAGCGGCGAATCGCCGAGGCCCTGGGCGAGCGCGTCGCGCGCCTGGCCTCGCGCCTCGCCGCCGACAGGCCACAGTGA
- the arsC gene encoding arsenate reductase (glutaredoxin) (This arsenate reductase requires both glutathione and glutaredoxin to convert arsenate to arsenite, after which the efflux transporter formed by ArsA and ArsB can extrude the arsenite from the cell, providing resistance.) yields the protein MTDSPRMYHNPRCSKSRAALSLLREQGIEPEIVEYLKTPPDRATLADLINRLGIRPRDLLRTGEAEYRELGLKDPALSDEQLIQAMVEHPKLIERPIVVHGGQARIGRPPERVLEIL from the coding sequence ATGACCGATTCCCCCCGTATGTACCACAACCCGCGCTGCAGCAAGTCGCGCGCCGCGCTCAGTCTGCTGCGCGAGCAGGGAATCGAGCCCGAAATCGTCGAATACCTGAAGACGCCCCCGGACCGCGCGACCCTCGCCGATCTGATCAACCGGCTCGGCATCCGGCCGCGGGACCTGCTGCGCACCGGCGAGGCAGAGTACCGCGAACTCGGCCTCAAGGATCCGGCGCTATCCGATGAACAGCTGATTCAGGCGATGGTCGAGCACCCGAAGCTGATCGAGCGGCCGATCGTGGTCCACGGCGGGCAGGCCCGGATCGGGCGTCCTCCCGAGCGGGTGCTGGAGATTCTCTGA
- a CDS encoding acylphosphatase has product MNADAHGTEALRCRVTGRVQGVFFRASTQRRAVELGLVGYARNRSDGSVEVLAVGAPAAVAQLRTWLAEGPPAARVSAVDCEPVPVPEPPPRDFGVR; this is encoded by the coding sequence ATGAATGCGGATGCCCATGGTACCGAGGCCCTGCGTTGCCGGGTAACCGGCCGGGTGCAGGGCGTGTTTTTCCGTGCCTCGACCCAGCGCCGCGCGGTCGAACTGGGGCTGGTCGGGTACGCGCGCAATCGCTCCGACGGGAGCGTCGAGGTGCTGGCGGTCGGTGCGCCCGCGGCGGTGGCCCAACTGCGCACCTGGCTGGCCGAGGGACCCCCGGCGGCGCGGGTCAGCGCCGTCGATTGCGAGCCCGTCCCGGTGCCCGAACCGCCACCGCGCGATTTCGGGGTGCGCTGA
- a CDS encoding proline--tRNA ligase, producing MRVSQFPLNTLKETPAEAEVVSHQLLLRAGYIRRLASGLYTWLPLGLRVLRRVEQIVREEMNRAGALELLMPAVQPAELWQESGRWEQYGSELLRLQDRHQRDFCFGPTHEEVITDLVRREIRSYKQLPVNYYQIQTKFRDERRPRFGIMRAREFLMKDAYSFHVDAGSLQATYDAMHAAYSRIFSRCGLEFRAVEADTGSIGGSASHEFHVLADSGEDSIAFSEGGYAANVELAPTAAPPPAPAPSRALEKVATPGVHSIEDLVAFLGIPVTQTVKTLVLEASAEADAPLVAVLLRGDHELNAVKAEKHPWIATPLRMAGDAEIRAAIGAGTGSLGPVGLPLPVLADHGVAGLADFVTGANADGFHLTGVNWERDLPLPATADLRNITAGEAAPDGSGPMGIRRGIEVGHIFQLGDKYSRALNANVLDESGRERVVTMGCYGIGVSRVVAAAIEQNHDDRGICWPAALAPFDIALCPIGAKKSQRVREAAAALHDELEAAGFSVLLDDRDIRPGVMFADMELIGLPHRLVIGERALDEGVIEYQGRRDPEASKIQRSQLVGFLRERHVASD from the coding sequence ATGCGCGTCTCGCAGTTCCCCCTGAACACCTTGAAGGAGACCCCGGCCGAGGCCGAGGTCGTCAGCCACCAGCTGCTGCTTCGGGCGGGCTATATCCGCCGCCTCGCCTCCGGCCTGTATACCTGGCTGCCGCTGGGCCTGCGCGTGTTGCGGCGGGTCGAGCAGATCGTGCGTGAGGAAATGAACCGGGCCGGCGCGCTGGAACTGCTGATGCCGGCGGTGCAGCCGGCCGAGCTGTGGCAGGAGTCGGGACGCTGGGAGCAGTATGGGTCAGAGCTGTTGCGGCTGCAGGACCGGCACCAGCGCGACTTCTGTTTCGGCCCGACGCACGAGGAGGTGATCACCGACCTGGTACGGCGCGAGATTCGCAGCTACAAGCAGCTGCCGGTGAATTACTACCAGATCCAGACCAAGTTCCGCGACGAGCGGCGGCCGCGTTTCGGCATCATGCGTGCGCGCGAGTTCCTGATGAAGGATGCCTATTCGTTCCACGTCGATGCCGGGAGCCTGCAGGCCACCTACGACGCGATGCATGCCGCCTACAGCCGCATCTTCAGCCGCTGCGGACTCGAGTTCCGGGCCGTCGAGGCCGACACCGGGTCGATCGGCGGCAGCGCGTCGCACGAGTTCCACGTGCTCGCCGACTCCGGCGAGGACAGCATCGCCTTCTCCGAAGGCGGCTATGCGGCCAATGTCGAACTCGCCCCGACCGCGGCGCCGCCGCCGGCACCGGCGCCCAGCCGGGCACTGGAGAAGGTGGCGACCCCCGGCGTGCACAGCATCGAGGATTTGGTCGCGTTCCTAGGCATCCCGGTCACGCAGACGGTCAAGACGCTGGTGCTGGAGGCCAGCGCGGAGGCCGATGCGCCGCTGGTCGCCGTGCTGCTGCGCGGCGATCACGAACTGAATGCGGTCAAGGCCGAAAAGCATCCCTGGATCGCGACGCCCCTGCGCATGGCCGGCGATGCCGAAATCCGCGCGGCGATCGGCGCCGGCACCGGGTCGCTGGGGCCGGTCGGGCTGCCGCTTCCGGTGCTTGCCGACCACGGGGTCGCCGGGCTCGCCGACTTCGTGACCGGCGCCAACGCCGACGGCTTCCACCTGACCGGCGTCAACTGGGAGCGCGACCTGCCGCTGCCGGCCACCGCCGACCTGCGCAACATCACCGCTGGCGAAGCGGCTCCGGACGGTTCCGGGCCGATGGGGATCCGCCGGGGGATCGAGGTCGGGCATATCTTCCAGTTGGGCGACAAGTACAGCCGCGCGCTGAACGCAAACGTGCTCGACGAGTCCGGCCGCGAGCGGGTCGTGACGATGGGCTGCTACGGGATCGGCGTCTCGCGGGTGGTCGCGGCTGCGATCGAGCAGAACCACGACGACCGCGGAATCTGCTGGCCGGCAGCGCTCGCACCCTTCGACATCGCGCTGTGCCCGATCGGGGCGAAGAAGTCGCAGCGGGTGCGCGAAGCGGCGGCCGCGCTGCACGACGAACTCGAAGCCGCCGGTTTCTCGGTACTGCTGGACGACCGCGACATCCGCCCCGGCGTGATGTTCGCGGACATGGAACTGATCGGCCTGCCCCACCGGCTGGTGATCGGCGAGCGCGCGCTGGACGAAGGCGTGATCGAGTACCAGGGGCGACGGGATCCAGAAGCCTCCAAGATCCAACGCTCGCAGCTCGTCGGCTTCCTGCGGGAGCGGCACGTAGCGTCCGACTGA
- a CDS encoding phenylpyruvate tautomerase MIF-related protein yields MPLLSVETNVPLPADPSPLTEEFSAAVARWLGKPEGYVMVRLVHNAAMRFAGSTEPLAYCELKSIGLPEARTRELSEALCTGLQERLGVAPNRVYIEFSDARRQLWGWNGSTF; encoded by the coding sequence ATGCCCCTGCTCAGCGTAGAAACCAACGTTCCGCTGCCGGCCGACCCCTCACCGCTGACCGAAGAATTCTCGGCTGCGGTGGCCCGGTGGCTCGGAAAGCCCGAAGGCTACGTGATGGTGCGCCTGGTCCACAATGCGGCGATGCGCTTCGCCGGCAGCACCGAGCCGCTCGCGTACTGCGAATTGAAGAGCATCGGACTGCCCGAGGCGCGTACCCGGGAACTGTCCGAGGCCCTGTGCACCGGGTTGCAGGAACGGCTCGGCGTGGCTCCGAACCGGGTCTACATCGAATTCAGCGATGCCCGCCGCCAGCTCTGGGGCTGGAACGGCTCCACCTTCTGA
- a CDS encoding efflux RND transporter periplasmic adaptor subunit: MTLESMKRGVAGIALLVMPALAGATDLPFLTATVERQTLMQERMVDGRVEAVRRSTISAQTSGRVLEINYDVDDFVEQGALVLGLSDSEQRARVRAAEGSLSEARTRFQEARSEFDRIETIFADGLVSQTEFDRARAARDSARARVESAEASLAEAREQLGYTEVVAPFAGILTERHVEVGESVSPGTPLITGTSLDQLRVEINVPQRLIHHLRRYREAHVVLDTGERIEVESLTIFPYADPAANTFRVRLNLPETERDLGLFPGMLVKAAVKLGEDRRLVVPSEAVVFRSEVVAVYTVDQEGRVGFRQIRVGRELPEGFEVLAGLREGEQIALDPVHAGIYLKETQQVSR; encoded by the coding sequence ATGACGCTTGAATCGATGAAACGGGGCGTGGCGGGGATCGCGCTGCTGGTGATGCCCGCGCTGGCGGGGGCGACCGACCTGCCGTTCCTGACCGCAACGGTGGAAAGGCAGACGCTGATGCAGGAGCGGATGGTCGATGGCCGGGTCGAGGCGGTGCGACGTTCGACCATCTCCGCCCAGACCTCGGGCCGGGTGCTCGAGATCAACTACGACGTCGACGACTTCGTCGAGCAGGGCGCGCTGGTGCTGGGCCTGAGCGACAGCGAGCAGCGGGCGCGGGTGCGCGCCGCGGAGGGCAGCCTCAGCGAGGCCCGCACGCGGTTCCAGGAGGCGCGTTCCGAGTTCGACCGCATCGAAACCATCTTCGCGGACGGGCTGGTGTCACAGACCGAGTTCGATCGGGCACGGGCGGCCAGGGATTCGGCGCGCGCGCGCGTGGAGTCCGCCGAGGCGTCGCTGGCCGAGGCGCGCGAACAGTTGGGGTACACAGAGGTCGTCGCGCCGTTCGCCGGCATCCTGACCGAGCGCCACGTCGAGGTCGGCGAGTCCGTGAGCCCGGGAACACCGCTGATCACCGGAACCAGCCTCGATCAGCTGCGCGTCGAGATCAACGTGCCGCAGCGGTTGATCCACCATCTGCGCCGCTACCGCGAGGCGCATGTGGTGCTGGATACCGGGGAACGCATCGAGGTCGAAAGCCTGACGATCTTCCCGTACGCGGATCCGGCGGCCAACACCTTCCGCGTGCGGCTGAACCTGCCGGAGACCGAGCGGGATCTGGGGTTGTTCCCCGGCATGCTCGTGAAAGCCGCGGTCAAGCTGGGCGAGGACCGGCGACTGGTCGTGCCGTCCGAGGCCGTGGTGTTCCGCAGCGAGGTCGTCGCCGTTTATACGGTCGACCAGGAAGGGCGCGTCGGTTTCCGGCAGATCCGCGTCGGGCGCGAACTTCCGGAGGGTTTCGAAGTACTCGCGGGGCTGCGCGAGGGTGAGCAAATCGCGCTCGATCCGGTGCACGCCGGGATCTACCTGAAGGAAACGCAGCAGGTGTCCCGATGA
- a CDS encoding efflux RND transporter permease subunit, with protein sequence MSAEDKPMGISGRIAQKFLTTQITPLLALVGLMLGLFAVMITPREEEPQINVTIADVFIPFPGATADEVAQLVATPAEQVLSEIEGIDDIFSTSQPNMAKITVQFKVGEDRTDALVRLYTQVFSNQDWLPQNLGVGEPLIKPMGIDDVPIVTVTLWTEDETRGGHDLAAVAHAIESELKRVPGTRDIYTVGGPDHVVHVRFRPEALAGYSLSVDELRNALQASNFSRDAGALFQDNQEILVQAGDFITRAEDFGSLVVGMHNGRPVYLDDVAEVVQGPGYATQHVSYAVGAAADREAHLGHMHPAVTVAIAKQPGTNAVDIANALVDRLEQLRGTYIPDGIETTITRNYGATADQKAKTLIQKLIFATASVVVLVWIALGWREAFIVGTAVVITLAITLFASWAWGFTLNRVSLFALIFSIGILVDDAIVVVENIHRHMSMGKKKFLEAIPAAVDEVGGPTILATFTVIAALLPMAFVTGLMGPYMSPIPINASLGMIISLAVAYVVTPWLTYKVLRRQAELHERAIEAGHDEHSDEQASKKLARLFDLILRPFLGESRKAVLSRMVMLGGTVVLILGSVSLVYFQVVVLKMLPFDDKSEFQVVLDMPEGTSLEHTKQVLSEMGDYLRAVPEVRDVQVYAGTAAPINFNGLVRQYYLREGAHVGDIQVNLTDAKERARKSHDIALSVRPEINAIVDRHGGRVKVVEVPPGPPVMSPIVAEIYGPDYDGQIAIAHKVRELFKNTQNITDIDDSVEYPGPKRILRVDRERAAHLGVSQKTVVSAVQTALAGEDVTFLYGTNVKYAVPVRLQFEEADMADLEAVLGLHVRAQNGALVPISEVVEVVDTTREHSIHHKNLLPVVYVVGDQAGGVDSPLYGMFDLFFQLREMPMAFGEPLTQLFIDQPDNPYGFSLKWDGEWQVTYETFRDMGIAYSVGLLLIYLLVVAQFRSYMVPLIIMAPIPLTVIGVMPGHALMDAFFMDAKFTATSMIGMIALAGIIVRNSILLVDFINDEIRRGVAVIDAVVNAGAVRAKPIVLTGLAAMVGAGFIIDDPIFSGLAISLIFGILVSTLLTLVIIPVLYYLYVRSRVDLIKAQEA encoded by the coding sequence ATGAGTGCGGAGGACAAGCCGATGGGGATCTCCGGGCGCATCGCCCAGAAGTTCCTGACGACGCAGATCACGCCGCTGCTGGCATTGGTGGGCCTGATGCTGGGGCTGTTCGCGGTGATGATCACCCCCCGCGAGGAAGAGCCTCAGATCAACGTCACCATCGCCGACGTGTTCATCCCGTTCCCCGGCGCGACCGCGGACGAGGTCGCGCAGTTGGTCGCGACCCCGGCCGAACAGGTGCTGTCCGAGATCGAGGGGATCGACGACATCTTCTCGACCTCGCAGCCGAACATGGCCAAGATCACGGTGCAGTTCAAGGTGGGCGAGGACCGGACCGACGCGCTGGTACGGCTGTACACGCAGGTGTTCTCGAACCAGGACTGGCTGCCGCAGAATCTGGGCGTCGGCGAGCCGCTGATCAAGCCGATGGGCATCGACGACGTGCCGATCGTCACCGTGACGCTGTGGACCGAGGACGAAACCCGCGGCGGGCACGATCTCGCCGCGGTCGCGCATGCGATCGAGTCGGAATTGAAGCGGGTTCCGGGAACCCGCGACATCTATACCGTGGGCGGGCCGGATCACGTCGTCCACGTGCGTTTCCGTCCGGAGGCGCTCGCCGGTTACAGCCTGTCGGTCGACGAACTGCGCAATGCGCTGCAGGCGAGCAACTTCAGCCGCGACGCCGGCGCACTGTTCCAGGATAACCAGGAAATCCTGGTCCAGGCCGGCGACTTCATCACGCGGGCCGAGGACTTCGGCAGCCTGGTGGTGGGAATGCACAACGGCCGGCCGGTCTACCTGGACGACGTCGCCGAGGTCGTCCAGGGTCCGGGCTACGCGACGCAGCACGTGAGCTACGCAGTTGGCGCCGCGGCCGACCGGGAGGCCCATCTCGGCCACATGCACCCGGCAGTCACGGTCGCGATCGCGAAGCAGCCGGGTACCAACGCGGTCGACATCGCGAACGCGCTGGTCGATCGCCTCGAGCAATTGCGCGGCACCTACATCCCGGACGGAATCGAGACGACGATCACGCGCAACTACGGCGCGACCGCGGATCAGAAAGCGAAGACGCTGATCCAGAAGCTGATCTTCGCGACGGCTTCGGTGGTGGTGCTGGTCTGGATCGCGCTCGGCTGGCGCGAGGCCTTCATCGTCGGCACCGCGGTGGTGATCACGCTGGCCATTACGCTGTTCGCCTCCTGGGCCTGGGGCTTCACGCTGAACCGGGTGTCGCTGTTCGCGCTGATCTTCTCGATCGGGATCCTGGTCGACGACGCGATCGTGGTGGTGGAGAACATCCACCGGCACATGAGCATGGGCAAGAAGAAGTTCCTGGAGGCGATCCCGGCCGCGGTCGACGAGGTCGGCGGGCCGACCATCCTCGCGACCTTTACCGTGATCGCGGCACTGTTGCCGATGGCCTTCGTCACCGGGCTGATGGGGCCCTACATGAGCCCGATCCCGATCAACGCCAGCCTCGGGATGATCATCTCGCTGGCGGTGGCGTACGTGGTCACGCCCTGGCTTACCTACAAGGTGCTGCGGCGCCAGGCCGAACTGCACGAACGCGCGATCGAAGCCGGCCATGACGAGCACAGCGACGAGCAGGCGTCGAAGAAGCTGGCGAGGCTGTTCGACCTGATCCTGCGCCCGTTCCTTGGTGAATCCCGCAAGGCGGTGCTGTCGCGGATGGTGATGCTGGGCGGCACCGTGGTGCTGATCCTGGGTTCGGTGTCGCTGGTGTACTTCCAGGTGGTGGTGCTGAAGATGCTGCCGTTCGACGACAAGTCCGAGTTCCAGGTCGTGCTCGACATGCCGGAAGGAACCAGCCTCGAGCACACCAAGCAGGTGCTGAGCGAGATGGGGGACTACCTGCGTGCGGTGCCGGAGGTTCGCGACGTGCAGGTCTATGCCGGCACCGCCGCGCCGATCAACTTCAACGGTCTGGTGCGGCAGTACTACCTGCGTGAGGGCGCCCACGTCGGCGACATCCAGGTCAACCTGACCGACGCCAAGGAGCGCGCCCGCAAGAGCCACGACATCGCGCTGTCGGTGCGTCCGGAGATCAACGCGATCGTGGATCGCCACGGCGGACGCGTGAAAGTGGTCGAAGTGCCGCCGGGGCCGCCGGTGATGTCGCCGATCGTTGCCGAGATCTACGGCCCCGATTACGACGGCCAGATCGCGATTGCGCACAAGGTCCGCGAGCTGTTCAAGAACACCCAGAACATCACCGACATCGACGACTCGGTCGAGTATCCCGGTCCCAAACGGATCCTGAGGGTCGACCGCGAACGCGCCGCGCATCTGGGGGTTTCGCAGAAGACGGTGGTGTCCGCGGTGCAGACCGCGCTGGCCGGCGAGGACGTGACCTTCCTCTACGGGACCAATGTGAAGTACGCGGTGCCGGTGCGCCTGCAGTTCGAGGAGGCCGACATGGCCGATCTCGAGGCGGTGCTCGGCCTGCATGTGCGCGCGCAGAACGGCGCGCTGGTGCCGATCTCCGAGGTGGTCGAAGTCGTCGATACCACACGCGAGCATTCGATCCACCACAAGAACCTGTTGCCGGTCGTCTACGTGGTCGGCGACCAGGCCGGGGGCGTGGACAGCCCGCTGTACGGGATGTTCGACCTGTTCTTCCAGCTGCGCGAGATGCCGATGGCCTTCGGCGAGCCCTTGACCCAGCTGTTCATCGACCAGCCGGACAACCCCTACGGCTTCAGTCTGAAGTGGGACGGCGAATGGCAGGTGACCTACGAGACCTTCCGCGACATGGGCATCGCCTACTCGGTGGGTCTGCTGCTGATCTACCTGTTGGTGGTGGCCCAGTTCCGGTCGTACATGGTGCCGCTGATCATCATGGCGCCGATCCCGCTGACCGTGATCGGGGTGATGCCGGGGCATGCGCTCATGGACGCCTTCTTCATGGACGCGAAGTTCACCGCAACGTCGATGATCGGAATGATCGCGCTGGCGGGAATCATCGTCCGCAACTCGATCCTGCTGGTCGATTTCATCAACGACGAGATCCGCCGCGGTGTCGCGGTGATCGACGCGGTGGTGAATGCCGGAGCGGTTCGGGCCAAGCCGATCGTGCTGACCGGCCTCGCGGCAATGGTCGGTGCGGGCTTCATCATCGACGACCCGATCTTCAGCGGGCTGGCGATTTCGCTGATCTTCGGCATCCTGGTCTCCACGCTGCTGACGTTGGTGATCATCCCGGTGCTGTACTACCTGTACGTGCGCTCGCGGGTCGATCTGATCAAGGCGCAGGAGGCCTGA
- a CDS encoding alpha/beta hydrolase produces the protein MDRSLLSLALIVAVAYGVFVAFLYLTQERLIYFPVATLATTPERHGLAYEDVELAAEDGVRLHGWFVPAPEARATLLFFHGNGGNLSHRIDSLQIFHDLGLSAFILSYRGYGRSEGRPSETGTRLDANAAWRHLREERGVSASEIVVFGRSLGAAVGAELASRETPGAVILESPFTSAADLGAEVYPWLPVRLLLRHEYDVLGPAQAIRSPLLVVHSRDDEIVPFAHGRAISDVTGADLLELRGGHNDAFLRSRTRYVEGLRAFLDTAFAPRAQGLRAPAAEHRLVRLELRRLQ, from the coding sequence ATGGACCGATCCCTGCTGAGCCTGGCGCTGATCGTTGCGGTGGCCTACGGGGTGTTCGTCGCGTTCCTGTACCTGACACAGGAGCGCCTGATCTATTTCCCGGTCGCCACGCTCGCGACCACGCCCGAGCGCCACGGTCTGGCGTACGAGGACGTGGAACTGGCCGCGGAGGATGGCGTGCGGCTGCACGGCTGGTTCGTGCCGGCACCGGAGGCTCGCGCCACCCTGCTGTTCTTTCACGGCAATGGCGGCAACCTGTCCCACCGCATCGATTCGCTGCAGATCTTCCATGATCTGGGGCTGTCGGCGTTCATCCTCAGCTACCGCGGCTACGGGCGTAGCGAGGGGCGACCGAGCGAGACCGGCACCCGTCTCGACGCGAATGCCGCCTGGCGGCATCTGCGCGAGGAACGCGGTGTCTCCGCGTCGGAGATCGTCGTGTTCGGGCGCTCGCTGGGCGCGGCGGTGGGCGCCGAACTCGCCTCCCGGGAAACGCCCGGTGCGGTGATTCTCGAATCGCCGTTCACCAGCGCGGCCGACCTCGGCGCCGAGGTCTATCCCTGGCTGCCGGTGCGCCTGCTGCTCCGCCACGAATACGATGTGCTCGGCCCGGCGCAGGCCATCCGCTCGCCGCTGCTGGTGGTGCACAGCCGCGACGACGAGATCGTGCCGTTCGCACACGGCCGCGCGATCTCGGACGTCACCGGGGCCGACCTGCTGGAATTGCGCGGCGGGCACAACGACGCGTTCCTGCGCAGCCGCACGCGGTATGTCGAGGGGCTGCGGGCCTTCCTCGACACCGCGTTTGCGCCACGAGCGCAGGGGCTGCGCGCACCCGCGGCCGAGCACCGCCTGGTTCGGCTCGAGCTGCGCCGGCTGCAATAG